In Cryptomeria japonica unplaced genomic scaffold, Sugi_1.0 HiC_scaffold_239, whole genome shotgun sequence, a genomic segment contains:
- the LOC131046121 gene encoding polygalacturonase-like, which translates to MRSMARPGQNLHVKNLVFVVLYLIIMAVEAQLIRSTNRYLRASTISLAATQGNNGRSFDVQNYGAVGDGEHDDTEAFTRAWNDACKASSATLNVPGGKAFLVNNLNFQGPCQPGFTLQVDGTIVAPENPSSWKSTYVWLLFEHLQKFTLTGKGTIDGKGSNWWGKQKSRPTAIQFNDVKGSALSGLKVTNSPQFHVTLTNCDSVQIVGITIQAPESSPNTDGIDTFESTNIVIKDSTIGTGDDCVGIGDGSSNININDITCGPGHGISIGSLGRGNTKADVHSIHVNGAKLTSTTNGLRIKTWPGGSGVASDITYENVQMEDVSNPIIINQFYCDTGDTGSGCKSQGSAVKISNVEYSNIRGTSATEDGITLSCSQSGSCTGITMENIDLVTGSGAQVACNAQNVQGGNSIPSRCLVNNGQ; encoded by the exons ATGAGATCAATGGCTCGACCAGGTCAAAATCTTCATGTGAAAAATTTGGTCTTCGTGGTCttatatttgatcatcatggcagTTGAAGCCCAGTTAATCAGATCAACTAACAGATATCTTAGGGCTTCTACAATATCTCTGGCTGCTACTCAGGGTAATAATGGAAGAAGTTTTGACGTACAAAATTATGGTGCAGTGGGTGATGGAGAGCACGACGATACTGAG GCATTTACTCGTGCATGGAATGATGCTTGCAAAGCGTCGTCTGCAACTTTGAATGTGCCAGGTGGCAAGGCTTTTCTGGTTAACAATCTAAATTTCCAGGGACCGTGTCAGCCTGGTTTCACATTGCAG gtcgATGGAACTATTGTTGCCCCAGAAAATCCGAGCAGCTGGAAGAGCACATATGTGTGGTTGTTGTTCGAGCATCTTCAAAAATTTACATTGACAGGGAAGGGCACTATTGACGGAAAAGGAAGTAATTGGTGGGGTAAACAGAAAAGTAGACCAACG GCCATTCAATTCAATGACGTGAAAGGGAGTGCACTGAGTGGACTGAAGGTGACAAACAGTCCTCAATTTCATGTCACATTGACAAATTGTGACAGTGTCCAGATCGTGGGTATTACAATTCAGGCACCAGAAAGCAGCCCAAACACTGATGGAATTGATACGTTCGAATCCACAAACATAGTCATAAAAGATTCCACTATTGGAACAG GAGATGACTGTGTGGGGATAGGTGATGGGTCTTCAAATATTAACATCAATGATATCACATGCGGTCCAGGTCATGGAATAAG CATTGGAAGTCTTGGAAGAGGAAACACGAAAGCAGATGTCCATTCCATTCACGTGAACGGCGCCAAGTTGACATCAACAACGAATGGATTAAGAATCAAGACATGGCCT GGGGGTTCTGGCGTGGCAAGTGATATAACATATGAAAATGTTCAGATGGAAGACGTAAGCAACCCAATAATAATTAACCAATTCTACTGTGACACAGGTGACACTGGGTCTGGTTGCAAGTCTCAG GGTTCTGCTGTGAAAATCAGTAATGTAGAATACAGTAATATCAGGGGCACATCAGCAACTGAAGATGGAATCACATTGTCGTGCAGCCAAAGCGGATCTTGCACGGGCATAACAATGGAGAATATAGATTTGGTAACTGGCTCAGGGGCCCAAGTCGCTTGTAATGCCCAAAACGTACAGGGTGGAAATTCGATTCCTTCACGTTGTCTAGTTAACAATGGCCAATGA